One window of Arvicola amphibius chromosome 6, mArvAmp1.2, whole genome shotgun sequence genomic DNA carries:
- the LOC119816159 gene encoding ribose-phosphate pyrophosphokinase 1-like isoform X1 gives MPNIKIFSGSSHQDLSQKIADRLGLELGKVVTKKFSNQETCVEIGESVRGEDVYIVQSGCGEINDNLMELLIMINACKIASASRVTAVIPCFPYARQDKKDKSRAPVSAKLVANMLSVAGADHIITMDLHASQIQGFFDIPVDNLYAEPAVLKWIKENISEWRNCTIVSPDAGGAKRVTSIADRLNVDFALIHKERKKANEVDRMVLVGDVKDRVAILVDDMADTCGTICHAADKLLSAGATRVYAILTHGIFSGPAISRINNACFEAVVVTNTIPQEEKMKHCSKIQVIDISMILAEAIRRTHNGESVSYLFSHVPL, from the coding sequence ATGCCGAATATCAAAATCTTCAGCGGGAGCTCCCACCAGGACTTATCCCAGAAAATTGCTGACCGCCTAGGCCTGGAGCTAGGTAAGGTGGTGACTAAGAAATTCAGCAACCAGGAGACCTGTGTGGAAATTGGAGAAAGTGTACGTGGAGAGGATGTCTACATTGTTCAGAGTGGGTGTGGTGAGATAAATGACAATCTAATGGAACTTTTAATCATGATTAATGCTTGCAAGATTGCTTCAGCCAGCCGGGTGACTGCAGTCATCCCATGTTTCCCGTACGCCCGCCAGGATAAAAAGGATAAGAGCCGGGCTCCCGTCTCAGCTAAGCTTGTTGCAAATATGCTATCTGTCGCAGGAGCGGACCATATTATCACCATGGATCTGCATGCATCTCAAATCCAGGGCTTCTTTGATATCCCAGTGGACAATTTATATGCAGAGCCAGCTGTCTTAAAGTGGATAAAGGAGAATATATCTGAGTGGAGAAACTGTACTATTGTCTCACCTGATGCTGGTGGAGCCAAGAGAGTGACCTCCATTGCAGACCGATTGAATGTGGATTTTGCCTTGATTCACAAGGAGCGGAAGAAGGCCAATGAGGTGGACCGCATGGTGCTGGTAGGAGACGTGAAGGATCGGGTGGCTATTCTTGTGGACGACATGGCTGACACGTGTGGTACAATCTGCCATGCCGCTGACAAACTTCTCTCAGCTGGAGCTACCAGAGTTTATGCTATCCTGACTCATGGAATCTTTTCTGGCCCAGCCATTTCTCGCATCAACAACGCATGCTTTGAAGCAGTAGTAGTCACCAATACCATACCTCAGGAGGAGAAGATGAAGCACTGCTCCAAAATCCAGGTGATTGACATCTCCATGATCCTTGCAGAAGCCATCAGAAGAACCCACAATGGCGAGTCTGTCTCCTACCTGTTCAGCCATGTTCCCTTATAA
- the LOC119816159 gene encoding ribose-phosphate pyrophosphokinase 1-like isoform X3 produces MDLHASQIQGFFDIPVDNLYAEPAVLKWIKENISEWRNCTIVSPDAGGAKRVTSIADRLNVDFALIHKERKKANEVDRMVLVGDVKDRVAILVDDMADTCGTICHAADKLLSAGATRVYAILTHGIFSGPAISRINNACFEAVVVTNTIPQEEKMKHCSKIQVIDISMILAEAIRRTHNGESVSYLFSHVPL; encoded by the coding sequence ATGGATCTGCATGCATCTCAAATCCAGGGCTTCTTTGATATCCCAGTGGACAATTTATATGCAGAGCCAGCTGTCTTAAAGTGGATAAAGGAGAATATATCTGAGTGGAGAAACTGTACTATTGTCTCACCTGATGCTGGTGGAGCCAAGAGAGTGACCTCCATTGCAGACCGATTGAATGTGGATTTTGCCTTGATTCACAAGGAGCGGAAGAAGGCCAATGAGGTGGACCGCATGGTGCTGGTAGGAGACGTGAAGGATCGGGTGGCTATTCTTGTGGACGACATGGCTGACACGTGTGGTACAATCTGCCATGCCGCTGACAAACTTCTCTCAGCTGGAGCTACCAGAGTTTATGCTATCCTGACTCATGGAATCTTTTCTGGCCCAGCCATTTCTCGCATCAACAACGCATGCTTTGAAGCAGTAGTAGTCACCAATACCATACCTCAGGAGGAGAAGATGAAGCACTGCTCCAAAATCCAGGTGATTGACATCTCCATGATCCTTGCAGAAGCCATCAGAAGAACCCACAATGGCGAGTCTGTCTCCTACCTGTTCAGCCATGTTCCCTTATAA
- the LOC119816159 gene encoding ribose-phosphate pyrophosphokinase 1-like isoform X2: MPNIKIFSGSSHQDLSQKIADRLGLELGADHIITMDLHASQIQGFFDIPVDNLYAEPAVLKWIKENISEWRNCTIVSPDAGGAKRVTSIADRLNVDFALIHKERKKANEVDRMVLVGDVKDRVAILVDDMADTCGTICHAADKLLSAGATRVYAILTHGIFSGPAISRINNACFEAVVVTNTIPQEEKMKHCSKIQVIDISMILAEAIRRTHNGESVSYLFSHVPL, translated from the exons ATGCCGAATATCAAAATCTTCAGCGGGAGCTCCCACCAGGACTTATCCCAGAAAATTGCTGACCGCCTAGGCCTGGAGCTAG GAGCGGACCATATTATCACCATGGATCTGCATGCATCTCAAATCCAGGGCTTCTTTGATATCCCAGTGGACAATTTATATGCAGAGCCAGCTGTCTTAAAGTGGATAAAGGAGAATATATCTGAGTGGAGAAACTGTACTATTGTCTCACCTGATGCTGGTGGAGCCAAGAGAGTGACCTCCATTGCAGACCGATTGAATGTGGATTTTGCCTTGATTCACAAGGAGCGGAAGAAGGCCAATGAGGTGGACCGCATGGTGCTGGTAGGAGACGTGAAGGATCGGGTGGCTATTCTTGTGGACGACATGGCTGACACGTGTGGTACAATCTGCCATGCCGCTGACAAACTTCTCTCAGCTGGAGCTACCAGAGTTTATGCTATCCTGACTCATGGAATCTTTTCTGGCCCAGCCATTTCTCGCATCAACAACGCATGCTTTGAAGCAGTAGTAGTCACCAATACCATACCTCAGGAGGAGAAGATGAAGCACTGCTCCAAAATCCAGGTGATTGACATCTCCATGATCCTTGCAGAAGCCATCAGAAGAACCCACAATGGCGAGTCTGTCTCCTACCTGTTCAGCCATGTTCCCTTATAA